A genomic stretch from Candidatus Poribacteria bacterium includes:
- a CDS encoding ABC transporter permease subunit has translation MLLTLIRRELLDNLMTFRFAAAVFITLLLVVANTVVLIEDYERRLAGHTAAVKMHQRQLQEKGTYSAGMEKLHVDRPPNPLSILSTGFDKRLGNEVLVTHGFVPTLWDAGMHGSDNPFMDMFASMDIVFILQVILSLMALIFAYDALAGEYEHGTLRLVLTHSIGRGYILFAKYIGAMLCLLVPLLISLLLSVILLVMSTTISLNIDDFLRISGIVFASIAYLSVFYLIGLLISVATRRTGTALMLSMFVWGFLVLVYPNVILTVIPRHDNLQARTTSNFNRIEQMWEEFDRERKHFLATDDFPGEDWGLELRGWGSRHAYFWDNPHSLLYTYESVMEFDGFGEKDERKMPHAQKHFRFLGSQIISTADRTWLIRKPALEDIYIHPANVERLWLKLSPVGLYDATTQAWAGTDLRGVRDFFETARHYRQQVIDYLYDKEAFGARQWFSSDKGAADWSGLPQFSFQRVDIDTNAKRALPEVCLLLMMNVALFIVIFLIFIKTEV, from the coding sequence ATGCTACTAACACTCATCCGTCGAGAACTCCTCGACAATCTGATGACATTCCGCTTCGCCGCAGCCGTTTTCATCACCCTCCTGCTTGTCGTCGCCAATACCGTTGTGCTTATAGAGGATTATGAGCGACGCTTGGCGGGCCACACCGCCGCTGTCAAAATGCATCAGCGGCAACTCCAAGAGAAGGGGACATATTCCGCAGGAATGGAGAAATTGCACGTCGATCGCCCCCCGAATCCATTGAGCATCCTCAGTACCGGGTTCGATAAACGGCTCGGAAACGAGGTTTTAGTGACACACGGATTTGTTCCAACCCTCTGGGATGCAGGCATGCACGGCTCGGACAATCCGTTCATGGATATGTTCGCCTCAATGGATATTGTCTTTATCCTTCAGGTGATCCTGAGTCTAATGGCGCTGATTTTCGCCTACGACGCACTAGCGGGAGAATACGAGCACGGGACACTGCGTTTAGTCCTCACACATTCCATTGGACGTGGATACATCCTGTTTGCCAAATACATCGGTGCGATGCTCTGCCTGCTGGTGCCACTGCTGATAAGCTTACTTCTCTCAGTGATTCTGCTGGTGATGTCTACCACTATTTCCCTGAATATCGATGATTTCCTACGGATCAGTGGGATTGTTTTCGCATCTATCGCGTATCTTTCCGTATTCTACCTCATCGGACTGTTGATTTCGGTGGCAACGCGTAGAACCGGCACCGCATTGATGCTCTCTATGTTCGTCTGGGGATTTTTGGTGCTGGTGTATCCGAATGTGATTCTAACTGTGATCCCGCGCCACGATAACCTACAAGCGCGCACGACATCCAATTTCAATCGCATCGAACAGATGTGGGAGGAATTCGACAGAGAGCGGAAACACTTCCTTGCCACTGACGATTTCCCAGGGGAAGATTGGGGGCTTGAACTCAGGGGATGGGGATCCCGCCACGCTTACTTTTGGGACAACCCTCATTCGCTCCTGTACACCTATGAAAGTGTTATGGAGTTTGATGGGTTTGGTGAGAAAGATGAACGCAAGATGCCGCATGCCCAGAAGCATTTCCGTTTCCTCGGATCCCAGATTATCAGTACAGCCGACCGGACATGGCTCATTCGCAAGCCTGCACTCGAAGATATCTATATTCACCCTGCAAATGTGGAAAGACTTTGGTTGAAACTTTCGCCAGTCGGACTTTATGATGCAACAACGCAAGCATGGGCAGGCACGGATTTGCGCGGGGTCAGAGATTTTTTCGAGACCGCGAGACACTATAGACAACAGGTGATTGACTATCTCTACGATAAAGAGGCGTTCGGGGCTCGACAATGGTTCTCTTCGGACAAAGGGGCGGCGGATTGGAGCGGTCTGCCTCAATTCTCTTTTCAAAGGGTGGATATCGACACAAATGCAAAGCGGGCACTACCAGAGGTCTGCCTTTTGCTCATGATGAATGTCGCACTTTTCATTGTAATATTTCTGATTTTTATCAAAACCGAAGTGTAG